One Planktothrix serta PCC 8927 DNA segment encodes these proteins:
- a CDS encoding GNAT family N-acetyltransferase, with product MSPTHSQIEFKQIQHLDHPDFEVAIALYEQTFPSPERVPVNWIREAIQSQKAQLWGGYYQQEFALMSILYPLPSSDFILLAYLATVPHLRNIKIGSQFLKYLIDLEKRESKSLILEVEHPHFGENRELKQRRVQFYQRLGAKILQDIIYILPALDGTKTTEMILMLISDTNSEKLEKTVVKQLIRELYIEVYHRDSNDPIFNWVEDIQDDIALI from the coding sequence ATGTCCCCAACTCATTCTCAAATTGAATTTAAGCAAATTCAGCATCTTGATCACCCTGATTTTGAAGTTGCGATCGCACTTTATGAACAAACATTTCCGTCTCCAGAAAGAGTCCCGGTCAATTGGATACGGGAAGCAATTCAATCTCAAAAAGCTCAATTATGGGGCGGTTATTATCAACAAGAATTTGCCCTAATGTCAATTTTATATCCCCTTCCCAGTTCTGATTTTATTCTATTAGCTTATTTAGCAACAGTTCCCCATTTAAGGAATATTAAAATCGGCTCTCAATTTTTAAAATATCTAATAGATTTAGAGAAAAGAGAGTCTAAATCGTTGATTTTAGAAGTTGAACATCCTCATTTTGGCGAAAATCGAGAATTAAAGCAGCGCAGAGTTCAATTTTATCAAAGGTTGGGTGCAAAAATATTACAAGATATTATTTATATTTTACCTGCTTTAGATGGAACTAAAACTACAGAAATGATATTAATGCTGATTTCTGATACAAATTCAGAAAAGCTCGAAAAAACCGTTGTTAAACAGTTAATTCGAGAGTTATATATAGAAGTCTATCACCGTGATTCTAATGATCCTATTTTTAATTGGGTTGAGGATATTCAGGATGATATTGCTTTAATTTGA
- a CDS encoding DUF3598 family protein, whose amino-acid sequence MNSQWQNFLKNLGEWQGSFAQLSPQGEIITDIPSHLTLESLNDNQTARLTLKRFYPNSDPTAPPEVKELVREYQSLGRDLLFFENGAFSQGTIQLSPVSQSGAEFGFIYENRRLRLVELFNTDGLLESLTLIREKRQGTDIVEYPAFTLEALLGEWQGEAITIYPDLRSPESYSTRMQLQLDNDHQLQQNITFGVQETKISSKARIDGSILYFDQGKNPVKVILLPDGASATIPEKVELGKPFFFEAGWLIKPNLRQRLIRQYNHKGEWVNLTLVTEQKQS is encoded by the coding sequence ATGAACAGTCAATGGCAAAATTTTCTAAAAAACCTCGGAGAATGGCAAGGGTCTTTTGCTCAGTTATCACCCCAAGGAGAAATAATTACTGATATTCCCAGTCATCTCACCCTAGAAAGTTTGAATGACAATCAAACAGCACGGCTGACCCTCAAACGATTTTATCCTAATTCTGATCCTACTGCTCCACCGGAAGTTAAAGAATTAGTCCGAGAATATCAATCTCTGGGACGAGATCTTTTATTTTTTGAGAATGGGGCCTTTTCTCAAGGAACAATTCAACTGTCTCCCGTTTCACAATCTGGCGCAGAATTCGGGTTTATTTATGAAAATCGGCGGTTACGTTTAGTAGAACTATTCAACACCGATGGTCTGTTAGAAAGTTTAACATTAATTCGAGAAAAACGTCAGGGAACTGATATCGTTGAATATCCTGCTTTTACGCTTGAGGCATTATTAGGAGAATGGCAAGGAGAAGCAATTACTATTTATCCTGATTTACGTTCTCCTGAATCTTATTCAACTCGAATGCAGTTACAATTAGATAATGATCATCAACTTCAGCAAAATATAACTTTTGGAGTTCAGGAAACTAAAATATCCTCAAAAGCAAGAATTGATGGCTCTATTCTTTATTTTGATCAAGGGAAAAACCCCGTTAAAGTAATATTATTACCCGATGGGGCTTCCGCCACAATTCCTGAGAAAGTAGAGTTAGGGAAACCCTTCTTTTTTGAAGCGGGTTGGTTAATTAAACCGAATCTTAGACAGCGTTTAATTCGTCAATATAATCACAAAGGAGAATGGGTTAATTTAACCTTAGTTACAGAACAAAAACAATCCTAG
- a CDS encoding DUF4926 domain-containing protein: MKKQYPLFSQVALTEDLPEYHLKQGDIATIVEYYPMDNQEDGYSLEGFDVPHITIEVATSQIIPVSQYSREEAILDKLHQLSQTRQQQLEEYLEFLLHKEKEDQG; encoded by the coding sequence ATGAAAAAACAATATCCTCTATTTTCCCAAGTCGCCCTAACAGAAGATTTACCCGAATATCACCTCAAACAAGGAGATATTGCCACTATTGTTGAGTATTATCCAATGGATAATCAAGAAGATGGGTATAGTTTAGAAGGGTTTGATGTCCCGCATATTACCATTGAAGTTGCCACCTCCCAAATTATTCCAGTTAGTCAGTATTCGAGGGAAGAAGCAATTTTAGACAAGTTACATCAGCTATCCCAAACCAGACAGCAACAACTTGAAGAATACCTAGAATTTCTATTACATAAAGAAAAAGAGGATCAAGGTTAA
- a CDS encoding RtcB family protein, with protein MPYETLNLSTPKPVLSWANHDLGSAETKMAKNVASLPFVFKHVALMPDVHLGKGALVGSVIATKEAIIPAAVGVDVGCGMCALKLPFTTEQVEGKLKKIRQEIEAAIPVGFNDNKHIEKAVTNWQGWQEFKDLHSKVQNLESKAIKQMGSLGGGNHFIELCLDEENNVWLMLHSGSRHIGNMLAQNHIDTAKNLAKLAELKLPDPDLAYFVSGTPEFAAYWNDLQWAQHYARFNRDIMMARFKRIVETAVAGGKPTKALLEVNCHHNYSEKELHFGEEVYVTRKGAVRATEQDYGIIPGSMGAKSFIVKGKGNHDSYCSCSHGAGRLMSRTKAKKTFTLDDLVQQTQGVECRKDTGVIDEIPGAYKSIDEVMKQQSDLVEVVATLKQILCVKG; from the coding sequence ATGCCTTACGAAACTTTAAATCTTTCTACCCCTAAACCAGTCCTATCTTGGGCGAATCACGATTTAGGTTCAGCAGAAACCAAAATGGCGAAAAACGTCGCTTCTTTGCCCTTTGTGTTTAAACACGTTGCTTTAATGCCCGATGTTCATTTAGGAAAAGGGGCATTAGTTGGTTCTGTAATTGCGACAAAAGAAGCCATTATTCCGGCGGCTGTGGGGGTTGATGTGGGTTGTGGGATGTGTGCGCTCAAATTACCGTTTACTACCGAACAAGTAGAGGGAAAACTCAAAAAAATTCGCCAAGAAATTGAAGCCGCTATTCCAGTGGGATTTAATGACAATAAACATATTGAAAAAGCCGTCACCAACTGGCAAGGATGGCAAGAATTTAAAGACCTGCATTCTAAGGTTCAAAACTTAGAATCAAAAGCAATTAAACAAATGGGTTCTTTAGGAGGCGGTAATCATTTTATTGAACTGTGTTTAGATGAAGAAAACAACGTTTGGTTAATGTTACATTCCGGTTCTCGACATATTGGCAATATGTTAGCCCAGAACCATATTGATACCGCAAAAAACCTAGCAAAATTAGCAGAACTTAAACTTCCTGACCCTGATTTAGCTTATTTTGTATCAGGAACTCCCGAATTTGCAGCCTATTGGAATGATTTACAATGGGCGCAACATTACGCTCGATTTAATCGAGATATTATGATGGCACGGTTTAAACGAATTGTGGAAACAGCCGTTGCGGGAGGTAAACCCACGAAAGCTTTATTAGAGGTAAATTGTCATCATAATTATTCTGAAAAAGAACTGCATTTTGGCGAGGAAGTTTATGTCACTCGCAAAGGTGCTGTCCGCGCAACAGAACAAGATTATGGGATTATTCCGGGTTCAATGGGGGCAAAATCTTTTATTGTTAAAGGCAAGGGAAATCATGATAGTTACTGTAGCTGTTCGCACGGGGCGGGGCGGTTAATGTCTCGAACTAAAGCTAAAAAAACCTTTACTTTAGATGATTTAGTTCAACAAACCCAAGGGGTTGAATGTCGCAAGGATACAGGCGTGATTGATGAAATTCCGGGTGCTTATAAATCCATTGATGAAGTCATGAAACAACAATCCGATTTAGTTGAAGTTGTGGCGACTTTGAAACAAATTCTCTGTGTCAAAGGCTAA
- the egtD gene encoding L-histidine N(alpha)-methyltransferase — translation MLTTCLQSIDKSNQHLNREGEDVIQGLTNEFKYLPPKYFYDDHGSNLFEQICELPEYYPTRTEALILSQYADEIAQITGGCELVELGSGSSTKTLFLLDAYQKIANRSQYIPIDVSGGILNSTVVKLQQKYPTFSIQGLIGTYEQALIKLESTPASSRMIFFLGSSMGNFNPRDCDLFLSQIAKTLQPGDYFLLGIDLQKPKEILEPAYNDSQGVTGAFNLNMLSHLNWRFQGNFDLNLFTHQAIYNQEDHQIEMYLNCQKSHWVSLDSLDLKVSFAKGESILTEISRKFDLASLQKQLEYKHLKTVKVWTDPKNWFGLILCQAGNDFVDKIEE, via the coding sequence ATGTTAACAACTTGTTTGCAAAGTATTGATAAATCTAATCAACATCTAAATCGGGAGGGTGAAGATGTTATTCAAGGATTAACTAACGAATTTAAGTATTTACCCCCCAAATATTTTTACGACGATCACGGATCAAATTTATTTGAACAAATTTGTGAGTTACCCGAATATTACCCGACTCGAACAGAAGCCTTGATTTTGAGCCAATATGCCGATGAAATTGCTCAAATTACAGGCGGTTGTGAACTGGTAGAATTAGGGAGTGGCAGTTCTACAAAAACACTATTTCTGTTAGATGCTTATCAAAAAATTGCCAATCGATCTCAATATATTCCCATTGATGTAAGCGGTGGCATACTTAACTCTACCGTTGTCAAACTACAACAAAAATATCCGACTTTCTCAATTCAAGGATTAATTGGAACCTACGAACAAGCGTTAATTAAGCTAGAATCAACCCCGGCATCATCACGGATGATTTTTTTCTTAGGGAGTTCTATGGGCAATTTTAATCCCAGAGACTGTGATCTTTTCTTAAGTCAAATTGCCAAAACATTACAACCCGGTGATTACTTCCTATTGGGAATTGATTTACAAAAACCCAAAGAAATATTAGAGCCAGCTTATAACGATAGTCAGGGCGTTACGGGAGCTTTTAATCTTAATATGCTCTCCCATTTGAATTGGCGTTTTCAAGGCAATTTTGACCTGAATTTATTCACCCATCAAGCGATTTACAATCAAGAAGATCATCAAATCGAGATGTATCTGAATTGCCAAAAGAGTCATTGGGTATCCCTAGACAGTTTAGATTTAAAAGTTTCTTTTGCTAAGGGAGAATCTATTTTAACTGAAATTTCTCGCAAATTTGATTTAGCATCTCTGCAAAAACAACTAGAGTACAAGCACCTCAAAACCGTAAAAGTTTGGACAGATCCTAAAAACTGGTTTGGGTTAATACTTTGTCAAGCTGGAAACGATTTTGTTGATAAAATTGAAGAATAA
- a CDS encoding mechanosensitive ion channel family protein: protein MSNLLIILAEVSLVIIIFLVLIGLVRNSSQLLIKFSIFKSEDPRIKTLRRNITRFLVLVGLLLCILIVGVNGFLLYQGKNIQQYTFNLISRIPPGFWVTLGIGIGQSIGAVVVAVIALKLLKYWLKIASTRAKNIETSTADDESIDAFFTALYQRIRGGIWLWVIICCTQFLKLPAIVSEYLYIALRIYLIIAVGLLILKAVAAIVDTLDVLTLKYSNSDNLLRFYARLQHLIPLLKRCLEFVIYVCIATLVTQQIQLIAQLSTFGLRIIKIIAIVFLSQVLFEVIHLLVEEVVFKEQNLTDIQRSRRLTLIPLFKSLLQYLVYFTVGIFILYTLDINPTPILAGAGIVGIAIGLGAQTLINDIVSGFFILFENYYLVGDYVELRKAEETKVEGIVEAIELRTTRIRHPNGQLQIIRNGDMSSITNYSKQYVFAVVDVSIPYDSNLVDIYQVIQDIGQELKANSTDILEPTKIDGVESLSESNLLLRTLTKVKPGKHLQIQRILRKTFMDTLLQEKILLPANNETSED from the coding sequence ATGAGCAACCTATTAATTATCTTGGCTGAAGTTAGCCTAGTGATCATTATTTTTCTAGTTTTGATTGGGTTAGTTAGAAATTCATCCCAACTCTTAATTAAATTTTCTATCTTTAAAAGCGAAGATCCTCGAATCAAAACCCTGCGTCGTAATATCACAAGATTTTTGGTATTAGTTGGCTTACTCTTGTGTATTTTGATTGTCGGGGTGAATGGTTTTTTGCTATATCAAGGTAAAAATATTCAACAATATACATTCAATTTAATTAGCCGTATTCCCCCAGGATTTTGGGTTACCCTCGGAATCGGTATTGGTCAAAGTATTGGTGCTGTTGTTGTAGCAGTAATCGCTCTAAAACTACTGAAATATTGGCTAAAAATAGCCAGCACTCGCGCCAAAAACATCGAAACAAGCACCGCCGACGATGAAAGTATTGATGCTTTCTTTACCGCCCTTTATCAAAGAATCAGAGGCGGAATTTGGCTGTGGGTAATTATTTGCTGTACCCAATTTCTCAAATTACCCGCCATCGTTTCCGAATATCTCTATATTGCACTCCGAATTTATCTGATTATAGCAGTTGGATTACTGATTCTCAAAGCCGTCGCTGCCATTGTCGATACCCTCGATGTTCTTACTCTCAAATATTCCAACTCCGATAACCTATTGCGATTTTATGCTCGTCTCCAACACCTGATTCCGTTATTAAAACGGTGTCTGGAATTTGTTATTTATGTCTGCATCGCCACATTAGTAACACAACAGATCCAATTAATCGCCCAACTCTCCACTTTTGGTCTAAGAATTATTAAAATTATTGCCATAGTCTTCTTAAGTCAAGTATTATTTGAAGTTATCCACTTGCTCGTAGAAGAAGTAGTATTTAAAGAGCAGAATTTGACGGACATCCAAAGAAGTAGACGCTTAACTCTAATTCCCTTATTTAAGAGTTTATTGCAATACTTAGTGTATTTCACCGTTGGAATTTTTATCCTTTATACCCTCGATATTAATCCTACTCCCATATTAGCAGGTGCGGGGATTGTTGGTATTGCTATCGGTTTAGGAGCTCAGACCCTAATTAACGATATCGTCAGTGGTTTTTTTATTCTGTTTGAAAACTACTATTTAGTGGGGGATTATGTTGAGTTGAGGAAAGCCGAAGAAACCAAAGTAGAAGGGATTGTTGAAGCCATCGAACTCAGAACAACTCGTATCCGCCATCCCAATGGTCAATTACAAATTATTCGCAATGGTGATATGAGTTCCATTACTAATTATTCCAAACAATATGTTTTTGCAGTAGTAGACGTTAGCATCCCTTATGATTCTAATTTAGTTGATATCTATCAAGTTATTCAGGACATAGGACAGGAGTTAAAAGCTAATTCTACAGATATTCTGGAACCTACAAAAATTGATGGGGTAGAAAGTCTGAGCGAATCCAACTTATTGCTAAGGACATTAACTAAAGTGAAACCCGGAAAACATCTTCAGATTCAGCGAATTTTACGAAAGACATTTATGGATACCTTGTTACAGGAAAAAATTCTACTTCCGGCTAATAATGAAACTAGCGAGGATTAA
- a CDS encoding SAM hydrolase/SAM-dependent halogenase family protein — protein sequence MNQDNKIITLLTDFGLKDVYVGVIKGVIHQINPEINIIDLTHDILPQNIAAGRFCLMNAYSYFPEKTVHIAVVDPGVGTQRRAIAIQFKNSYLVGPDNGLLTGLLEPFLTSKIDINSNHLESPEIIAIELNNPQYWRTAQPSTTFHGRDIFASVGAHLASGVPLEQLGTPIDPKTLMKLSLPSYRFTDLGIEGSIQYIDGFGNLVTNIPGEAVADKNWYLVISKGQKKPKNKKHKQKKTKKNSKQKLKPKQQKFSSLSCLIPRGQTYGDVALGQLVALVGSHDWVEIALNGGNAQQQLNIDWGAKIQVMIRNQS from the coding sequence ATGAATCAGGATAATAAAATCATAACGCTTTTAACAGACTTTGGTTTAAAAGATGTTTATGTGGGTGTGATCAAAGGGGTGATTCATCAAATTAACCCTGAGATTAATATCATTGACTTAACCCATGATATTCTGCCTCAAAATATTGCGGCGGGACGATTTTGTTTGATGAATGCTTATTCCTATTTCCCTGAAAAAACGGTTCATATTGCTGTTGTTGATCCTGGGGTAGGAACTCAACGAAGGGCGATCGCTATTCAATTTAAAAATAGCTATTTAGTCGGGCCAGATAACGGGTTGTTAACGGGACTATTAGAACCCTTTTTAACTTCTAAAATTGATATTAACTCTAATCATTTAGAATCTCCTGAAATTATTGCGATTGAATTAAATAATCCTCAATATTGGCGAACTGCTCAACCGAGTACAACCTTTCACGGTCGAGATATTTTTGCCTCAGTTGGTGCTCATTTAGCCTCTGGCGTTCCCCTAGAACAGTTGGGAACCCCTATTGACCCCAAAACCTTAATGAAACTGTCGTTACCGTCCTATCGGTTCACCGATTTGGGTATAGAGGGATCGATTCAATATATTGATGGGTTTGGGAATTTAGTCACCAATATTCCTGGGGAAGCCGTTGCTGATAAAAATTGGTATCTGGTGATCAGTAAAGGACAGAAAAAACCCAAGAATAAAAAGCATAAACAGAAAAAAACCAAGAAGAATTCCAAACAAAAATTGAAGCCAAAACAGCAAAAATTTTCGAGTTTATCCTGTTTAATTCCGAGGGGTCAAACCTATGGAGATGTTGCATTGGGTCAATTGGTGGCGTTAGTTGGTTCTCATGATTGGGTAGAAATAGCACTGAATGGGGGAAATGCTCAACAACAATTAAACATAGATTGGGGAGCAAAAATACAAGTAATGATCCGTAATCAGTCCTAG
- the ovoA gene encoding 5-histidylcysteine sulfoxide synthase, producing the protein MNTLVSNCPPKLDCCDRQTLLNYFQEAWQLEDILLKSLVGEDTFYLNPDPLRNPLIFYLGHSAAFYINKLVRVGLLEKSLNQDYEILFGVGVDPETPTELNQAIAHLQWPDLTSAWQYREQVLEILTEFIEKTPITLPILPDHPLWALIMGIEHQRIHIETSSMLFRQLPLERVKRPSEWKYAPSKAYIPENEMLKVAGGIAKLGKAFDDSTYGWDIDYGSRTVEVAPFLASKYLITNSEFLDFVKAGGYENQEYWDKKSWQWKTENNIQHPKFWRLEKGSYKYRAQFDEMDLPLDWPVEVNYYEAMAYCRWKGEGTRLMNEAEYNVATYGNGLGEDVDHYNLNFKFGSPSPVGMLETAKSYSGLYDLRGNVWEWLSDHLNPLSGYEPHFLYEDNSAIFFDTQHQMMLGGCWITNGTEALKYYRNWFRPNFYQHAGFRIVQDIDNREQGTGNREQAGKEFSI; encoded by the coding sequence ATGAACACCCTTGTATCTAATTGTCCGCCCAAACTAGATTGTTGCGATCGCCAAACTCTCCTCAACTATTTTCAGGAGGCTTGGCAACTCGAAGATATTCTCCTGAAAAGTTTAGTCGGAGAAGACACATTTTATCTGAATCCTGACCCTTTGAGAAATCCGCTTATTTTTTATCTCGGACATTCGGCGGCTTTCTACATCAATAAATTAGTTCGGGTGGGATTATTAGAAAAATCTCTGAATCAGGACTATGAAATTCTGTTTGGAGTTGGAGTTGATCCCGAAACACCCACAGAATTGAATCAAGCGATCGCTCATCTCCAATGGCCAGACCTTACTTCCGCTTGGCAATATCGAGAACAAGTCTTAGAAATACTAACAGAATTCATTGAAAAAACGCCGATTACTTTGCCAATTCTTCCCGATCATCCCCTGTGGGCGTTAATCATGGGAATTGAACATCAGCGCATTCATATCGAAACATCTTCGATGTTATTTCGCCAGCTTCCCCTAGAGCGAGTTAAACGACCTTCAGAGTGGAAATATGCCCCTTCTAAAGCTTATATTCCAGAGAATGAAATGCTCAAAGTTGCAGGCGGAATTGCAAAACTTGGCAAAGCTTTTGATGATTCAACCTATGGTTGGGATATCGATTATGGCTCACGCACCGTTGAAGTTGCACCTTTTTTAGCCAGTAAATATCTCATTACTAATAGCGAATTTTTGGATTTTGTTAAGGCGGGTGGCTACGAAAATCAAGAATATTGGGATAAAAAATCTTGGCAATGGAAAACTGAAAATAATATCCAACATCCCAAATTTTGGCGCTTAGAAAAGGGCAGTTATAAATATCGCGCCCAGTTTGATGAAATGGATTTACCGTTAGATTGGCCAGTAGAAGTCAATTACTACGAAGCAATGGCTTATTGTCGTTGGAAAGGTGAGGGAACTCGGTTAATGAATGAAGCCGAGTACAATGTCGCCACTTACGGTAATGGTTTAGGAGAAGATGTAGACCATTACAATCTCAATTTCAAATTTGGTTCACCGAGTCCCGTCGGAATGTTAGAAACCGCCAAAAGTTACTCTGGACTCTATGATTTACGGGGGAATGTTTGGGAATGGTTGAGTGATCATTTAAACCCCCTTTCAGGATATGAACCCCATTTTCTTTATGAAGACAATTCTGCCATCTTTTTTGATACTCAACATCAAATGATGTTAGGAGGATGTTGGATTACAAACGGTACAGAAGCGTTGAAATATTATCGCAATTGGTTTCGGCCCAATTTCTATCAACACGCTGGTTTTCGGATCGTTCAAGATATTGATAACAGGGAACAGGGAACAGGGAACAGGGAACAGGCAGGAAAAGAGTTCTCTATTTAG
- a CDS encoding YkvA family protein, which yields MKNLIQSFYNWYRVTLRNTKYRWVVILGSLIYLVSPLDISPDFLPIVGWLDDGVIATILVTEVSQLLIEGLNRRKQANKATEVNEVESVSRDQTVVDVSFS from the coding sequence ATGAAAAATCTTATTCAATCCTTTTATAACTGGTATCGCGTCACCCTGCGGAATACAAAATATCGCTGGGTTGTGATTTTAGGAAGCTTAATTTACTTAGTGAGTCCCCTTGATATTTCTCCTGACTTTCTGCCGATTGTCGGATGGTTAGATGATGGCGTAATTGCAACTATTTTAGTTACTGAAGTATCGCAATTACTGATTGAAGGTTTAAACCGTCGCAAACAAGCTAATAAAGCAACAGAAGTTAATGAAGTCGAGTCTGTCAGTCGTGATCAAACAGTTGTGGATGTTTCCTTCAGCTAG
- a CDS encoding mechanosensitive ion channel family protein produces MEQFLNTLKNINIDVSGVPIGKIILVILILTITQVFRRFLIEAIIKRVEYLTRKTESTLDDELIAILKPALSWLILIGGLWLIKEIVAVNIGPQLSEAITKVLNLIVFFIVAYVIYRSASIFGQLIANVVLRTETELDELLRPLMPKIFQSTAIIVIAIKVSEIFLGQSAAALVGLLGGAGITLGLLLKDIVYDWFCTVIIYSDGLYREGDWVSVSGLQGFVQIMSIGFRTTTLHVYQWGSIVKMPNSKMITGIVENWSQNPGEELKWGISLTLKIDSISAKQTARICDAIREMPPSIPGLSKEMIVRFSKIENNARVINIVAFVNDDNLYFDAEKNLNLAILELLEQEGIDFLYVDLRTDPEHYKQSQKAANN; encoded by the coding sequence ATGGAACAATTTTTAAATACCCTAAAAAACATCAATATTGATGTTTCAGGTGTCCCCATCGGCAAAATTATTCTAGTGATTCTGATCCTGACAATCACGCAGGTATTCAGACGGTTTTTGATCGAAGCAATTATTAAACGGGTTGAATATTTAACTCGAAAAACCGAGAGTACACTGGATGATGAATTAATTGCCATTCTCAAACCCGCCTTAAGTTGGCTGATTTTGATTGGGGGATTGTGGCTAATAAAGGAAATTGTGGCGGTCAACATTGGGCCACAATTGAGCGAAGCAATTACTAAAGTTCTCAACTTAATTGTTTTTTTCATCGTTGCTTATGTGATTTATCGCAGTGCTTCGATTTTCGGACAGCTAATTGCTAACGTCGTGTTGCGGACTGAAACCGAACTCGATGAGTTACTCAGACCCTTGATGCCGAAGATTTTTCAATCGACAGCCATTATCGTCATCGCAATTAAAGTCAGTGAGATATTTTTAGGACAATCCGCAGCGGCACTGGTGGGTTTATTAGGGGGTGCTGGGATTACGTTAGGTTTGCTGTTGAAAGATATTGTTTATGACTGGTTTTGTACCGTTATCATCTATTCTGATGGTCTTTATCGAGAAGGAGATTGGGTTTCAGTCTCAGGATTACAGGGTTTTGTGCAGATCATGAGTATAGGATTTAGAACTACAACTCTCCATGTTTATCAATGGGGTTCAATTGTAAAAATGCCTAACTCTAAAATGATTACAGGAATTGTAGAAAATTGGTCACAAAATCCAGGTGAGGAATTAAAATGGGGCATTAGTTTAACGCTGAAAATTGATAGTATTTCAGCCAAGCAAACCGCTAGAATCTGTGATGCAATTCGAGAAATGCCCCCATCTATTCCGGGCTTATCTAAAGAGATGATTGTTCGGTTTAGTAAGATTGAAAATAATGCCCGTGTGATTAACATCGTTGCTTTTGTTAATGATGACAATCTCTACTTTGATGCGGAGAAAAATTTGAACCTAGCCATATTAGAACTCCTAGAACAAGAGGGCATCGATTTCTTGTATGTCGATCTCCGAACCGACCCAGAACACTATAAACAAAGTCAGAAAGCAGCCAACAATTAA